A region from the Lolium perenne isolate Kyuss_39 chromosome 4, Kyuss_2.0, whole genome shotgun sequence genome encodes:
- the LOC127348825 gene encoding vicilin-like seed storage protein At2g28490, giving the protein MAGRGVVTMAPLFMLLLLLSGSAAMGGPRRHRERWEEGEGEWRPEEEGKGGGGGGEPAAGKGLFVLDKVEKVVDSEGGQVRVVRGQPWPPASFMHIGFITMEPKTLFVPQYMDSNLILFVQRGEVKVGWIHKDELVEKKLKMGDVLHIDAGSTFYMVNTGEGQRLQVICSIDASDSAGFGPYQSFYLGGAGKHGSVLGGFYPTILTTAFNTTYDELARIFTVKSEGPIVFYTNITESGGGGEEHGRRDKKRDAGGKERKNDPWRPVGRGDEDERGNGQWTWSWRKLMGGFIGGASSNSAEPNKKSDKTVSAPDPYNLFDHDPSFQNDYGWSISIDKHNYEPLGHSDIGVYLVNLTAGSMMAPHVNPRATEYGVVLGGEGDIQVVFPNGTLAMSATVRPGDVFWIPRYFPFAQVASQTGPFEFFGFTTSARRNRPQFLAGATSVLRTMLGPELAASFGVPEEELREVVHAQKEAVILPPVQEKEPRVIRQMVKE; this is encoded by the exons ATGGCGGGCCGCGGAGTAGTTACGATGGCGCcgctgttcatgctgcttctcCTCCTCTCGGGGTCCGCGGCGATGGGGGGTCCTCGTCGGCACCGCGAGAGGTGGGAGGAAGGGGAGGGGGAGtggcggccggaggaggagggcaagggcggtggcggaggcggggAGCCAGCTGCTGGTAAAGGGCTGTTCGTCCTGGACAAGGTGGAGAAGGTGGTGGACTCGGAGGGTGGGCAGGTGCGCGTCGTGCGTGGGCAGCCGTGGCCGCCGGCGTCCTTCATGCACATCGGCTTCATCACCATGGAGCCCAAGACGCTGTTCGTGCCGCAGTACATGGACTCCAACCTCATCCTCTTCGTGCAGCGAG GGGAGGTGAAAGTTGGATGGATCCACAAGGACGAGCTCGTGGAGAAGAAGCTCAAGATGGGCGACGTGCTCCACATCGACGCCGGCTCGACCTTCTACATGGTCAACACCGGCGAAGGCCAGAGGCTGCAGGTCATATGCAGCATCGACGCCTCAGATAGCGCCGGCTTCGGCCCTTATCAG TCGTTCTATCTTGGTGGGGCAGGGAAACACGGGTCGGTGCTGGGCGGATTCTACCCAACGATACTTACCACCGCTTTCAAC ACTACTTACGACGAATTGGCAAGAATCTTCACGGTTAAGTCCGAGGGCCCTATTGTGTTCTACACGAACATAACAGAGTCAGGGGGCGGGGGCGAAGAGCACGGGCGGAGAGACAAGAAGCGTGATGCCGGAGGGAAGGAAAGGAAGAACGATCCATGGAGACCAGTGGGGAGAGGCGATGAAGACGAACGTGGTAACGGGCAGTGGACATGGTCGTGGAGGAAGCTGATGGGCGGGTTCATCGGAGGGGCATCCTCTAACAGCGCGGAACCAAACAAGAAGTCAGATAAGACGGTGAGCGCGCCGGATCCATACAACCTCTTCGACCACGACCCCAGCTTCCAGAACGATTACGGCTGGAGCATCTCCATCGACAAGCACAACTACGAGCCCCTGGGCCACTCCGACATCGGCGTCTACCTCGTCAACCTCACCGCC GGTTCGATGATGGCGCCGCACGTGAACCCGAGGGCGACGGAATACGGTGTGGTGCTCGGCGGGGAAGGCGACATCCAGGTGGTCTTCCCCAACGGGACGCTGGCGATGAGCGCGACGGTGCGACCCGGCGACGTGTTCTGGATCCCGCGCTACTTCCCGTTCGCGCAGGTGGCGTCGCAGACCGGGCCGTTCGAGTTCTTCGGGTTCACCACGTCGGCGCGGCGGAACAGGCCGCAGTTCCTGGCTGGCGCCACCTCGGTCCTCCGCACCATGCTCGGGCCGGAGCTCGCGGCCAGCTTCGGCGTCCCTGAGGAGGAGTTGAGGGAGGTGGTGCATGCGCAGAAGGAGGCTGTGATACTGCCGCCGGTGCAGGAGAAGGAGCCGAGGGTTATTAGGCAGATGGTTAAGGAGTAA